A DNA window from Roseovarius sp. Pro17 contains the following coding sequences:
- a CDS encoding sarcosine oxidase subunit beta family protein → MKRYSAFAVAREALRNHTGWERAWASPEPKKKYDVIIVGAGGHGLATAYYLGKNFGITNVAVLEKGWLGGGNTGRNTTIIRSNYLQDASAAIYEKARSLYETMSQDLNYNVMFSPRGVMMLAQTQGEVRGYERTAHANALQGVKTEYIGPQRVKQLVPIINIDGPRYPVLGAIWQARAGTARHDAVAWGYARACSDMGMHIIQKCEVTGIEQSGGKVTGVNTNRGTIGCDKLGVVVAGHSGHLADMAGFRLPIESVSLQALVSEPIKPCMDVVVMANTVHGYMSQSDKGEMVIGGGTDGYNNYTQRGAFHHIEETVRALVETFPMVARLKMLRQWGGIVDVTGDRSPILSKTPVDGMFVNCGWGTGGFKAIPGSGWGFAELMAKGQSPLTDAFGLNRFYEGRFIDESVAAGVAH, encoded by the coding sequence ATGAAACGCTACTCAGCCTTCGCCGTTGCCCGTGAGGCGCTACGCAACCACACAGGATGGGAGCGGGCATGGGCCTCGCCCGAGCCGAAAAAGAAATACGACGTCATCATCGTCGGCGCGGGTGGTCATGGTCTGGCCACCGCATATTACCTTGGCAAAAACTTCGGCATCACAAATGTCGCGGTGCTGGAAAAGGGTTGGCTGGGCGGCGGCAACACAGGCCGCAACACCACCATCATCCGCTCGAACTACCTTCAGGATGCGTCCGCTGCGATCTACGAAAAGGCGCGCTCGCTGTACGAGACGATGAGTCAGGACCTGAACTACAACGTCATGTTTAGCCCACGAGGCGTGATGATGCTGGCACAGACGCAGGGCGAGGTGCGCGGGTATGAGCGCACGGCGCATGCCAATGCCCTTCAAGGCGTCAAGACTGAATACATCGGCCCCCAGCGGGTCAAGCAGCTGGTCCCGATCATCAACATCGACGGCCCGCGCTATCCTGTCCTCGGCGCGATCTGGCAGGCACGCGCCGGCACGGCCCGCCACGACGCGGTCGCATGGGGCTATGCCCGTGCTTGCAGTGACATGGGCATGCACATCATCCAGAAATGCGAAGTCACCGGGATCGAGCAGTCTGGCGGTAAGGTGACGGGCGTCAACACCAATCGCGGCACCATCGGCTGTGACAAGCTGGGCGTCGTCGTCGCGGGCCATTCGGGCCACCTCGCCGATATGGCCGGCTTCCGCCTGCCCATTGAATCCGTATCACTTCAGGCGCTGGTCAGCGAGCCGATCAAACCCTGCATGGATGTGGTCGTCATGGCCAACACCGTGCACGGCTATATGAGCCAGTCCGACAAGGGCGAGATGGTCATCGGTGGCGGCACCGACGGCTACAATAACTACACTCAGCGCGGCGCCTTCCATCATATCGAGGAAACCGTGCGCGCGCTGGTCGAGACGTTCCCGATGGTCGCGCGTCTGAAAATGCTGCGCCAGTGGGGCGGCATTGTCGATGTCACCGGCGACCGCTCGCCGATCCTCAGCAAAACCCCCGTCGACGGCATGTTCGTCAACTGCGGCTGGGGCACTGGTGGGTTCAAGGCGATCCCCGGTTCTGGCTGGGGCTTTGCCGAACTGATGGCCAAGGGCCAATCACCGCTGACCGACGCGTTCGGACTAAACCGCTTCTACGAGGGCCGCTTTATTGACGAGTCGGTCGCGGCA